One stretch of Ornithinimicrobium ciconiae DNA includes these proteins:
- the gltB gene encoding glutamate synthase large subunit — translation MNQSPTFRTPNAQPDPNAQPDTPVGPSSPASAARPAGLYDGAHEHDACGVAFVATLRGSPGHDIVEHALTALHNLDHRGAVGAEPDSGDGAGMLTQVPDRFLRSVLDVELPAPGSYAVGLLFLPPRDEARARAAVEQILHDSGLDVLAWRTVPTRPEILGPLARKAMPGIRQVVVASRTGDSGLDLERRVWLARKVIERETEVYPVSLSGRTLTYKGMLTTGQLDEFFPDLRDERYESRLAVVHSRFSTNTFPAWPLAHPYRVIAHNGEINTVRGNRNWMHARESNLTTSVFPGDLSRALPVCTPGASDSATFDEVVELLHLGGRSLPHAVLMMVPPAWENNPELDDELRAFYDFHSMIMEPWDGPMSLVFTDGSQVGGILDRNGLRPSRYWVTDEGLVVLGSESGVLPIPEERIVTKGRVEPGRMFLVDTEAGQIVDDQALIRDLATAQPYRRWVDDNVVRLEDLPERVHVRHTHASVTRRQQIFGYTEEELRIILSPMAQSGTEPLGAMGSDTPIAALSERPRLLFDYFVEAFAQVTNPPLDAIREEVVTSLMTTTGPEANLLTEGPEHARQVELDFPVIDNDQLAALRHINLEGQHPDFAPVVVRGLYRVDGGAQALAERLAEICEQVSEAVARGAFFVVLSDRHADREHAPIPSLLLTSAVHHHLVREHTRTRVGLLVEAGDVREVHHVALLIAYGAGAVNPYLAMESVEDLCRAGRQLDGLDPDVAIANLIRALGKGVLKVMSKMGISTVSSYRGAQTFEAVGLSTQLVERWFTGTTSQLDGVGLEVIAQEVAARHSVAYPLSGIPPYHRDLEVGGEYQWRREGPPHLFNPETVFRLQHATRSGRYDIFRQYTDLVDDQAEQLMTLRGLLRLTGDRDPVPLEEVEPVASIVKRFATGAMSYGSISREAHETLAIAMNRLGGKSNSGEGGEEPDRLADPERRSAIKQVASGRFGVTSAYLVSADDIQIKVAQGAKPGEGGQLPPGKVYPWIAATRHSTPGVGLISPPPHHDIYSIEDLAQLIHDLKNANPRARVHVKLVSQVGVGTVAAGVAKAHADVVLVSGADGGTGASPLTSLKHAGTPWELGLAETQQTLLRNGLRDRITVQIDGQLKTGRDVVIAALLGAEEFGFATAPLVVSGCVMMRVCHLDTCPVGVATQNPELRARFTGKAEHVITFFTFIAEQVREHLAALGYRSLEEVIGRVDLLDTEAATVHGKAHGLDLTPLLYAEPLPEGAPRHRTRGQDHGLERALDHQFIAAAAPALEHRQPVRADFAIRNVNRTLGTLLGHEVTRRHGPDGLPDGTIDLTLTGSAGQSLGAFLPRGVTLRLVGDANDYVGKGLSGGQIVIRPSEGARFTAADQVIAGNVIAYGATSGQLNLRGRVGERFCVRNSGAIAVVEGVGDHALEYMTGGTVLILGPTGRNLGAGMSGGTAYVLDLLPARVNVAARTSGDLLLEQVTTGGPTAGVLLELLTEHVQLTGSTLAQELLGDPDWPTRFTRITPRQYAGVLRIREEVASRGDDPDGPHAWQLILEDSRG, via the coding sequence ATGAACCAGAGCCCCACTTTTCGGACCCCGAACGCCCAGCCGGACCCGAACGCCCAGCCGGACACTCCTGTGGGCCCGAGCTCCCCCGCGAGCGCCGCTCGCCCCGCCGGGCTCTATGACGGAGCGCACGAGCACGATGCGTGTGGCGTCGCCTTCGTCGCGACGCTGCGCGGCTCCCCCGGGCACGACATCGTCGAGCACGCCCTCACCGCCCTGCACAACCTCGACCACCGGGGAGCGGTCGGCGCCGAGCCCGACTCCGGGGACGGGGCCGGGATGCTCACCCAGGTGCCGGACCGTTTCCTGCGCTCCGTCCTGGACGTCGAGCTGCCCGCGCCCGGCTCGTATGCCGTGGGGCTGCTCTTCCTCCCGCCGCGGGACGAGGCCAGGGCCCGAGCCGCCGTGGAGCAGATCCTTCACGACAGCGGACTGGACGTGCTGGCCTGGCGCACGGTCCCGACCCGGCCCGAGATCCTGGGGCCGCTAGCCCGGAAGGCGATGCCCGGCATACGGCAGGTCGTGGTGGCCTCCCGCACCGGTGACTCCGGGCTCGACCTGGAGCGTCGGGTCTGGCTGGCGCGCAAGGTGATCGAGCGCGAGACGGAGGTCTATCCCGTCTCGCTGTCCGGACGCACCCTGACCTACAAGGGCATGCTGACCACCGGCCAGCTCGACGAGTTCTTCCCGGACCTGCGTGACGAGCGTTACGAGTCCCGGCTGGCGGTCGTGCACTCGCGCTTCTCCACCAACACCTTCCCGGCGTGGCCGCTGGCCCACCCCTACCGGGTGATCGCGCACAACGGCGAAATCAACACCGTGCGCGGCAACCGCAACTGGATGCACGCCCGGGAGAGCAACCTGACGACGTCGGTCTTCCCCGGCGACCTCTCCCGCGCCCTGCCGGTCTGCACGCCCGGCGCCAGCGACAGCGCGACCTTCGACGAGGTCGTCGAGCTGCTCCACCTGGGCGGGCGCTCGCTGCCCCACGCCGTGCTGATGATGGTCCCGCCCGCCTGGGAGAACAACCCCGAGCTGGACGACGAGCTGCGGGCCTTCTACGACTTCCACTCGATGATCATGGAGCCCTGGGACGGCCCGATGAGCCTGGTCTTCACCGACGGCTCCCAGGTGGGCGGCATCCTGGACCGCAACGGTCTGCGGCCCTCGCGCTACTGGGTCACCGACGAGGGACTGGTCGTCCTTGGCAGCGAGTCCGGCGTCCTGCCGATCCCGGAGGAGCGCATCGTGACCAAGGGACGGGTCGAGCCGGGTCGGATGTTCCTGGTCGACACGGAGGCGGGCCAGATCGTCGACGACCAGGCGCTCATCCGCGACCTCGCGACCGCCCAGCCCTATCGACGCTGGGTCGACGACAACGTGGTGCGGTTGGAGGACCTGCCCGAGCGGGTCCACGTCCGCCACACCCACGCCTCGGTCACCCGCCGCCAGCAGATCTTCGGCTACACCGAGGAGGAGCTGCGCATCATCCTCTCCCCCATGGCGCAGTCCGGCACCGAGCCGCTGGGCGCGATGGGCTCGGACACGCCGATCGCGGCGCTGTCCGAGCGGCCCCGGCTGTTGTTCGACTACTTTGTCGAAGCCTTCGCCCAGGTCACGAACCCGCCGTTGGACGCCATCCGGGAGGAGGTGGTGACCTCCCTGATGACCACCACCGGGCCGGAGGCCAACCTGCTGACCGAGGGGCCGGAGCACGCCCGCCAGGTGGAGCTCGACTTCCCGGTGATCGACAACGACCAGCTCGCCGCCCTGCGGCACATCAACCTCGAGGGGCAGCACCCGGACTTCGCACCGGTCGTGGTGCGCGGTCTCTATCGGGTCGACGGCGGCGCGCAGGCGCTCGCCGAACGGCTGGCAGAGATCTGCGAGCAGGTGTCCGAGGCCGTGGCACGCGGCGCCTTCTTCGTCGTCCTGTCCGACCGGCACGCCGACCGGGAGCACGCCCCGATCCCGTCACTGCTGCTGACCAGCGCCGTGCACCACCACCTGGTGCGGGAGCACACCCGCACCCGGGTCGGTCTGCTCGTGGAGGCCGGTGACGTCCGCGAGGTGCACCACGTGGCGCTGCTGATCGCCTATGGCGCCGGGGCCGTCAATCCCTATCTGGCGATGGAGTCCGTCGAGGACCTCTGCCGCGCCGGCCGCCAGCTGGACGGACTCGACCCCGACGTCGCCATCGCCAACCTGATCCGGGCCCTCGGCAAGGGGGTGCTCAAGGTGATGAGCAAGATGGGCATCTCCACGGTCTCCTCCTACCGCGGTGCCCAGACCTTCGAGGCTGTGGGGCTTTCCACGCAGCTGGTGGAGCGCTGGTTCACCGGCACCACCAGCCAGCTGGACGGCGTCGGCCTCGAGGTGATCGCCCAGGAGGTGGCCGCCCGGCACAGCGTGGCCTACCCGCTCAGCGGCATCCCGCCCTACCACCGTGACCTCGAGGTCGGCGGGGAGTACCAGTGGCGCCGGGAGGGTCCCCCGCACCTGTTCAACCCGGAGACGGTCTTCCGCCTCCAGCACGCCACGCGCTCGGGGCGCTACGACATCTTCCGGCAGTACACCGACCTGGTGGACGACCAGGCGGAGCAGCTCATGACGCTGCGCGGCCTGCTGCGCCTCACCGGGGACCGTGACCCGGTGCCGCTGGAGGAGGTCGAGCCGGTCGCCTCGATCGTGAAGCGGTTCGCCACCGGCGCGATGAGCTACGGCTCCATCTCCCGCGAGGCGCACGAGACGCTCGCCATCGCGATGAACCGGCTCGGCGGCAAGTCCAACAGTGGGGAGGGCGGCGAGGAGCCGGATCGGCTCGCCGACCCGGAGCGGCGCTCGGCCATCAAGCAGGTCGCGTCCGGCCGATTCGGGGTCACCAGCGCCTACCTGGTCAGCGCCGACGACATCCAGATCAAGGTCGCCCAGGGTGCCAAGCCCGGCGAGGGCGGCCAGCTGCCGCCCGGCAAGGTCTATCCGTGGATCGCCGCCACCCGGCACTCGACGCCGGGCGTGGGCCTGATCTCGCCGCCTCCGCACCACGACATCTACTCCATCGAGGACCTCGCCCAGCTCATCCACGACCTCAAGAACGCCAACCCTCGCGCCCGGGTGCACGTCAAGCTGGTCAGCCAGGTCGGCGTCGGCACGGTGGCCGCAGGCGTCGCCAAGGCGCACGCCGACGTGGTGCTGGTCTCCGGTGCCGACGGCGGCACCGGCGCGAGCCCGCTGACCTCCCTCAAGCACGCCGGCACCCCGTGGGAGCTGGGCCTGGCCGAGACCCAGCAGACCCTGCTGCGCAACGGGCTGCGCGACCGGATCACCGTCCAGATCGACGGCCAGCTCAAGACCGGGCGGGACGTGGTGATCGCGGCGCTGCTCGGTGCGGAAGAGTTCGGCTTCGCCACCGCACCGCTGGTGGTCTCCGGCTGCGTGATGATGCGGGTCTGTCACCTGGACACCTGTCCGGTGGGCGTGGCCACGCAGAATCCCGAGCTGCGGGCGCGCTTCACCGGCAAGGCCGAGCACGTGATCACCTTCTTCACCTTCATCGCCGAGCAGGTGCGCGAGCACCTGGCAGCACTGGGTTACCGCAGCCTGGAGGAGGTGATCGGGCGGGTCGACCTGCTCGACACGGAGGCCGCCACCGTCCACGGGAAGGCGCACGGACTCGACCTGACTCCTCTCCTGTATGCCGAGCCGCTGCCGGAGGGTGCGCCCCGCCACCGGACCCGGGGGCAGGACCACGGCCTGGAGCGGGCGCTGGACCACCAGTTCATCGCGGCCGCGGCCCCGGCGCTGGAGCACCGGCAGCCGGTCCGGGCCGACTTCGCGATCCGCAACGTCAACCGGACCCTGGGGACCCTGCTCGGACACGAGGTGACCCGCCGGCACGGCCCGGACGGTCTGCCCGACGGCACCATCGACCTGACCCTCACCGGCTCCGCCGGGCAGTCGCTGGGTGCCTTCCTGCCCCGCGGCGTCACGCTGCGCCTGGTCGGAGACGCCAATGACTACGTCGGCAAGGGCCTCTCCGGCGGCCAGATCGTCATCCGGCCGTCCGAGGGCGCCCGCTTCACCGCCGCGGACCAGGTGATCGCCGGCAATGTCATCGCCTATGGCGCGACGTCCGGGCAGCTCAACCTGCGGGGCCGGGTCGGCGAGCGCTTCTGCGTGCGCAACTCCGGCGCCATCGCCGTCGTGGAGGGCGTCGGCGACCATGCCCTGGAGTACATGACCGGCGGAACAGTGCTGATCCTCGGCCCCACCGGTCGCAACCTGGGGGCGGGGATGTCTGGTGGCACGGCATACGTCCTGGATCTGCTCCCCGCCCGGGTGAACGTGGCGGCCCGCACCTCCGGTGACCTCCTCCTCGAGCAGGTCACCACCGGCGGCCCGACCGCCGGCGTGCTGCTCGAGCTGCTCACCGAGCACGTCCAGCTCACCGGCTCCACGCTCGCGCAGGAGCTGCTGGGCGACCCCGACTGGCCGACCAGGTTCACCCGGATCACCCCGCGGCAGTATGCCGGGGTGTTGCGGATCCGCGAGGAAGTCGCCTCCCGCGGAGACGACCCCGACGGTCCCCACGCCTGGCAACTGATCCTGGAGGACTCCCGTGGCTGA
- a CDS encoding glutamate synthase subunit beta, whose protein sequence is MADPHGFLAHRDREPQPSRPVPVRIMDWKEVHTAQEDGVLRRQAGRCMDCGIPFCHQGCPLGNLIPEWNDLTRRGNFREGIERLHATNNFPEFTGRLCPAPCETACVLGISQPAVTIKQVEVSIVDRAFDNGLVTPHEPEWLSGRTIAVVGSGPAGLAAAQQLGRAGHTVVVLERDDAVGGLLRYGIPEFKMEKSVLDRRLVQLRAEGIRFTTGVTVGGDGPDDLSLAELRERFDAVVLAVGSTVPRPLGVSGQDVAGVHPAMDYLVPANREALGAGRGIDAEGKHVVIVGGGDTGADCYGTALRQGAASVTQLDIRAQPPTERPERHPWPMYPLIHRVGESHEEGGERVFGVSTLEVVAEDGAVTGVHIVDGERVDGRFDAYAGTERTIPADLVLIALGFTGPDPVVGTGTELARTPRGTFARDQDYATELPGVFVAGDAGRGQSLIVWAIAEGRACAAAVDRHLTGATTLPSPVRPTDVPISI, encoded by the coding sequence GTGGCTGACCCGCACGGCTTCCTGGCCCACCGCGACCGCGAGCCGCAACCCAGCCGCCCGGTTCCGGTCCGCATCATGGACTGGAAGGAGGTGCACACTGCCCAGGAGGACGGGGTGCTGCGCCGCCAGGCCGGTCGGTGCATGGACTGCGGCATCCCGTTCTGTCACCAGGGCTGCCCGCTGGGCAACCTGATCCCGGAGTGGAACGACCTGACCCGGCGCGGCAACTTCCGCGAGGGCATCGAGCGTCTGCACGCGACCAACAACTTCCCGGAGTTCACCGGGCGGCTGTGCCCGGCGCCGTGCGAGACCGCCTGCGTGCTGGGGATCAGCCAACCGGCGGTCACCATCAAGCAGGTCGAGGTCTCGATCGTGGACCGGGCCTTCGACAACGGCCTGGTGACTCCGCACGAGCCGGAGTGGCTCAGCGGGCGCACCATTGCCGTCGTGGGCTCCGGCCCGGCCGGTCTGGCCGCCGCCCAGCAGCTCGGTCGGGCCGGCCACACGGTCGTGGTGCTGGAGCGCGACGACGCCGTCGGTGGACTGCTGCGCTATGGCATCCCGGAGTTCAAGATGGAGAAGTCGGTGCTGGACCGGCGCCTGGTCCAGCTGCGGGCCGAGGGCATCCGGTTCACCACCGGGGTCACCGTCGGCGGCGACGGCCCCGACGACCTCAGCCTCGCCGAGCTGCGGGAGCGTTTCGACGCCGTCGTGCTGGCCGTCGGCTCCACGGTGCCCCGGCCGCTGGGCGTCAGCGGCCAGGACGTCGCCGGGGTCCATCCGGCGATGGACTACCTGGTGCCGGCCAACCGGGAGGCCCTGGGTGCCGGTCGCGGGATCGACGCGGAGGGCAAGCACGTGGTGATCGTCGGTGGTGGCGACACCGGGGCGGACTGTTATGGCACGGCGCTGCGGCAGGGCGCGGCCAGCGTCACCCAGCTCGACATCCGGGCCCAGCCACCGACCGAGCGTCCGGAGCGCCACCCGTGGCCGATGTATCCGCTGATCCACCGGGTCGGCGAGTCCCACGAGGAGGGCGGCGAGCGGGTGTTCGGGGTGAGCACCCTGGAGGTGGTCGCCGAGGACGGGGCCGTCACCGGCGTGCACATCGTCGACGGCGAGCGCGTCGACGGGCGTTTCGACGCGTATGCCGGCACGGAGCGGACCATCCCGGCGGACCTGGTCCTCATCGCGCTGGGGTTCACCGGACCCGACCCGGTCGTCGGCACGGGCACCGAGCTGGCGAGGACGCCGCGCGGCACCTTCGCGCGGGACCAGGACTACGCCACGGAGCTGCCCGGGGTCTTCGTCGCCGGCGACGCCGGCCGCGGACAGTCGCTGATCGTGTGGGCCATCGCCGAGGGGCGGGCCTGTGCGGCGGCCGTCGACCGCCATCTGACGGGCGCGACCACGCTGCCCTCCCCCGTGCGACCCACGGATGTCCCGATCAGCATCTGA
- a CDS encoding long-chain-fatty-acid--CoA ligase produces MTVVSANHTPLSPLRFLERSSTVFPDRTAIVYGDRRSSYAEFADEVQRLARVLRATISPGDKVAFLAPNVPELLMAHFAVPLAGGVLVAMNSRLAPPEITYILEHSESTVLLVDSELVPSVAPATQSLTGLIEVVEVPDPTVDPSEVPTGVTTTTYQQFLARAEDLDPTPLPWAVDDEHTVITINYTSGTTGKPKGVMYTHRGAYLAAMGEVVHNGLNGNTKYLWTLPMFHCNGWTMPWAVTAAAGAHLCLRAVRGEAVWDAIDRLGVTHLCGAPTVCTVMVNAPEAHAVQDRELRLMVAGAPPSPTIISELSSLGINVVHVYGLTEVYGPFTIAEVQEAWDQEPAEERFRLLARQGVGMVQAETARVVDSQLQDVPADGNSMGEIVLRGNNVMLGYFKDPEATAKAFEGGWFHTGDLGVMHPDGYIQLRDRAKDIIISGGENISSVEVEQAIVSHPQILECAVVGVPDEKWGERPVAYVTVRDGTDISPEDVVAHTRALLAGYKVPREVVVVPELPKTSTGKILKYELRRGGQHG; encoded by the coding sequence ATGACCGTCGTGTCCGCCAACCACACTCCCCTGAGCCCGCTGCGCTTCCTCGAGCGGTCCTCGACGGTCTTCCCGGACCGGACCGCCATCGTCTACGGGGACCGCAGATCGAGCTATGCGGAGTTCGCTGACGAGGTGCAGCGCCTGGCCAGGGTGCTGCGGGCCACGATCTCCCCGGGTGACAAGGTGGCCTTCCTGGCGCCCAACGTGCCGGAGCTGCTCATGGCCCACTTCGCGGTGCCGCTGGCCGGCGGGGTCCTGGTCGCGATGAACTCCCGGCTCGCGCCCCCGGAGATCACCTACATCCTGGAGCACTCGGAGTCCACGGTGCTCCTCGTCGACTCCGAGCTCGTGCCGTCGGTGGCGCCGGCCACGCAGAGCCTGACGGGTCTGATCGAGGTCGTGGAGGTTCCCGACCCCACAGTGGACCCGTCGGAGGTCCCCACGGGGGTGACCACCACGACATACCAGCAGTTCCTCGCCCGCGCCGAGGACCTGGACCCCACCCCCCTCCCGTGGGCAGTGGACGATGAGCACACGGTCATCACCATCAACTACACGTCCGGCACGACGGGTAAGCCCAAGGGCGTCATGTATACGCACCGCGGCGCCTACCTGGCTGCCATGGGCGAGGTGGTCCACAACGGCTTGAACGGCAACACCAAGTACCTGTGGACCCTGCCGATGTTCCACTGCAACGGCTGGACCATGCCCTGGGCGGTGACCGCGGCCGCGGGCGCCCACCTCTGCCTCCGCGCGGTCCGCGGGGAGGCCGTCTGGGACGCGATCGACCGCCTCGGCGTCACGCACCTGTGCGGCGCGCCCACCGTCTGCACGGTGATGGTCAACGCGCCGGAGGCGCACGCCGTGCAGGACCGGGAGCTGCGCCTCATGGTGGCGGGCGCTCCTCCGTCGCCGACGATCATCAGCGAGCTCTCGTCGCTGGGGATCAATGTCGTGCACGTCTACGGCCTGACCGAGGTCTATGGCCCGTTCACCATCGCCGAGGTGCAGGAGGCGTGGGACCAGGAGCCCGCCGAGGAGCGCTTCCGGCTGCTCGCCCGGCAGGGGGTCGGCATGGTGCAGGCCGAGACCGCCCGCGTGGTGGACTCGCAGCTGCAGGACGTGCCTGCCGACGGCAACAGCATGGGTGAGATCGTGCTGCGCGGCAACAACGTGATGCTCGGCTACTTCAAGGACCCGGAGGCGACCGCGAAGGCCTTCGAGGGCGGCTGGTTCCACACCGGTGACCTCGGGGTCATGCACCCGGACGGTTATATCCAACTGCGGGACCGGGCCAAGGACATCATCATCTCCGGGGGCGAGAACATCTCGTCCGTCGAGGTGGAGCAGGCCATCGTCAGCCACCCGCAGATCCTGGAGTGCGCAGTCGTGGGGGTCCCTGACGAGAAGTGGGGCGAGCGCCCGGTGGCGTATGTGACGGTGCGCGACGGCACCGACATCAGCCCCGAGGACGTCGTGGCGCACACCCGCGCCCTGCTCGCGGGCTACAAGGTGCCGCGGGAGGTCGTGGTCGTTCCGGAACTGCCGAAGACCTCCACCGGCAAGATCCTTAAGTACGAGCTGCGCCGCGGTGGCCAGCATGGGTGA
- a CDS encoding MBL fold metallo-hydrolase, translating into MGDGHEHPAEHPGSGPSADGQGSGPSADDGATGPEHARAHVEPGGPFWLGHLGHALVRKASVSEMDNNCYLITCRRSGEQLLIDAADDAPRLAELVAAGSGRLTAVVTTHQHWDHHRALAAVVAEFAPRTAAGAADADALPVPPDVRLTHGDRISVGELLLDVIALRGHTPGSIALALTDGAGQVHLFTGDSLFPGGPGKTPDAEAFTSLMDDLEDRVFATYPDNTVVHPGHGDSTTIGAERPQLASWRARGW; encoded by the coding sequence ATGGGTGATGGCCACGAGCACCCCGCCGAGCACCCGGGCAGCGGTCCCTCCGCCGATGGCCAGGGCAGCGGTCCCTCCGCCGATGACGGCGCGACAGGCCCGGAGCACGCGCGAGCACATGTGGAGCCGGGCGGACCCTTTTGGCTGGGCCACCTGGGTCATGCCCTGGTGCGCAAGGCCAGCGTCTCGGAGATGGACAACAACTGTTATCTGATCACCTGCCGACGCAGCGGAGAGCAGCTCCTCATCGACGCCGCGGACGACGCCCCCCGGCTGGCCGAGCTGGTCGCTGCGGGCTCAGGTCGGCTCACGGCCGTGGTCACCACCCACCAGCACTGGGACCACCACCGAGCGCTCGCCGCCGTCGTCGCGGAGTTCGCCCCCCGCACCGCGGCCGGCGCAGCCGACGCGGACGCACTGCCCGTCCCGCCGGACGTCAGGCTCACCCACGGTGACCGGATCAGCGTCGGTGAGCTCCTCCTGGACGTGATCGCCCTGCGCGGTCACACCCCCGGATCCATCGCCCTGGCGCTGACGGACGGAGCAGGGCAGGTCCATCTGTTCACCGGTGACAGCCTCTTCCCGGGCGGACCGGGCAAGACCCCAGACGCCGAGGCCTTCACCTCACTGATGGACGACCTCGAGGACCGGGTCTTCGCCACCTATCCCGACAACACCGTGGTGCACCCCGGGCACGGCGACAGCACCACGATCGGCGCAGAGCGTCCTCAGCTCGCCTCCTGGCGGGCGCGCGGTTGGTGA
- a CDS encoding EamA family transporter codes for MVSRRTGDTGLTAAAQEHPVLLVLAAVLSVQFGGALAATLLPLVGVFGSVLLRILLAAVLLVVLVRPRWRGRSRQDWVTVTGFALTLTAMNICFYASLERLPIGVAVTIEFLGPLLLAAVTSRRGRDALAVLLALLGVLLISEVLSVPWARMDFVGIGLAAAAGGFWAAYIVLSGRTGTRFEGLDGMAIALVIGAVAMLPLGVLGAGSALLDGDVLLRGLGIALLSSAIPYSLELLALRRLSAGVFGVLLSLEPAAAALAGLLVLSQTLAPLQVLGMALVVSASIVVLGRRGRGT; via the coding sequence TTGGTGAGCCGCCGCACCGGTGACACGGGGCTCACCGCGGCGGCACAGGAGCATCCGGTCCTGCTGGTCCTGGCGGCCGTCCTGTCGGTGCAGTTCGGCGGCGCCCTCGCCGCGACGCTCCTGCCGCTGGTCGGGGTGTTCGGCTCGGTCCTGCTGCGGATCCTGCTGGCGGCCGTGCTGCTGGTGGTTCTCGTGCGGCCCCGGTGGCGCGGCCGAAGCCGGCAGGACTGGGTCACGGTCACCGGTTTTGCCCTCACCCTGACCGCGATGAACATCTGCTTCTATGCCTCGCTGGAGCGGCTGCCGATCGGTGTCGCGGTCACCATCGAGTTCCTCGGGCCACTCCTGCTGGCAGCAGTGACCTCGCGTCGTGGCCGCGACGCCCTCGCCGTCCTGCTGGCCCTGCTGGGCGTGCTGCTGATCTCCGAGGTCCTCTCGGTGCCCTGGGCGCGGATGGACTTCGTCGGCATCGGACTGGCTGCCGCCGCCGGCGGCTTCTGGGCGGCATACATCGTCCTGAGCGGACGGACCGGCACCCGCTTCGAGGGACTGGACGGCATGGCGATCGCCCTCGTGATCGGCGCGGTCGCCATGCTGCCACTGGGGGTGCTGGGGGCCGGTTCGGCACTGCTGGACGGCGACGTGCTCCTGCGGGGTCTGGGCATCGCACTGCTCTCCTCAGCCATCCCCTACTCCCTTGAGCTGCTGGCGCTGCGCCGCCTGTCTGCTGGCGTCTTTGGGGTGCTGCTGAGCCTGGAGCCGGCTGCCGCTGCCCTGGCGGGTCTCCTGGTGCTCTCGCAGACCCTGGCGCCTCTGCAGGTCCTGGGGATGGCGCTCGTGGTGTCCGCGAGCATCGTCGTCCTCGGCCGGCGCGGCCGCGGGACCTAG
- a CDS encoding TerC family protein → MFDNAFVPASTATIFVGAMVVVLLFDVIILGRRPHVPSNRETGTALGFYVGLAIAFGIYVWVVGGHQLGGEFFAGWLTEYSLSVDNLFIFIIIMANLKVPRMYQQYALLIGIVIALILRAIFIMLGAQAIEAWSWVFYIFGAFLIYTAFKLAKENLAGDDEDEDDESKLIKFVQRILPFTDSWEHGKKLSVVEKGKRVFTPMLLVILALGMTDLLFALDSIPAIFGLTQDPFLVLMANIFALMGLRQLYFLIGNLLQKLVYLGIGLAILLAFIGIKLIFHAMHVNELPFLNNGEPFLWAPEIPIWLSLTMIVGILAVTTVASLIKSSRDARRLEQDQRGLDEVSTTGFYGEQQDDGDQAARDPQDPSDRRD, encoded by the coding sequence TTGTTTGACAATGCGTTCGTTCCCGCGAGCACCGCCACGATCTTCGTCGGCGCCATGGTCGTGGTGCTGTTGTTCGATGTGATCATCCTCGGCCGTCGTCCCCACGTGCCGAGCAACCGGGAGACAGGCACCGCGCTCGGCTTCTATGTGGGTCTGGCGATCGCCTTCGGCATCTACGTCTGGGTGGTCGGCGGTCACCAGCTCGGCGGTGAGTTCTTCGCCGGGTGGCTCACCGAGTACTCCCTGTCGGTCGACAACCTCTTCATCTTCATCATCATCATGGCCAACCTGAAGGTGCCGCGGATGTATCAGCAGTACGCCCTGCTGATCGGCATCGTCATCGCCCTGATCCTGCGAGCCATCTTCATCATGCTTGGAGCGCAGGCCATCGAGGCCTGGTCCTGGGTGTTCTACATCTTTGGTGCCTTCCTCATCTACACGGCGTTCAAGCTGGCCAAGGAAAACCTTGCCGGCGATGACGAGGACGAGGACGACGAGAGCAAGCTCATCAAGTTCGTGCAGCGGATCCTGCCGTTCACCGATTCCTGGGAGCACGGCAAGAAGCTCAGCGTCGTCGAGAAGGGCAAGCGCGTCTTCACCCCGATGCTTCTGGTCATCCTGGCGCTGGGCATGACCGACCTGCTCTTCGCCCTGGACTCCATCCCCGCGATCTTCGGGCTGACCCAGGATCCGTTCCTGGTGCTGATGGCCAACATCTTCGCCCTGATGGGTCTGCGCCAGCTCTACTTCCTCATCGGCAACCTGCTGCAGAAGCTGGTGTATCTCGGCATCGGCCTGGCGATCCTGCTGGCGTTCATCGGCATCAAGCTGATCTTCCACGCGATGCACGTCAACGAGCTGCCCTTCCTCAACAATGGTGAGCCCTTCCTGTGGGCACCGGAGATTCCGATCTGGCTGTCCCTGACGATGATCGTGGGCATCCTGGCCGTCACCACGGTGGCCAGCCTGATCAAGAGCAGTCGCGACGCCCGCAGGCTCGAGCAGGACCAGCGCGGCCTGGACGAGGTCTCGACGACCGGTTTCTATGGCGAGCAGCAGGACGACGGTGACCAGGCAGCGCGCGATCCGCAGGACCCCTCCGACCGGCGAGACTAG